The proteins below are encoded in one region of Chloroflexota bacterium:
- a CDS encoding right-handed parallel beta-helix repeat-containing protein, translated as MKTKLSLLVTLALFVCMVTPAAAHPGTLYVDDDFSPSMPGYGTTYFSNIQDAVDAASDGDSIYVYPGTYTENVAVNKQVYIRSVAGAAATTVDANGAGSGFHVSANGVLIDGFTIVNAKATDQYYCGVFVDGVRGVEVMRNTIHDCQYGIYLSETGSGTTNKVHDNTVYSCTIHRTDQLDGCGIIAWGDSTGNSDLEITDNEVYNCDRQGIFVGGWPETVRSSGVLITRNVVHDNGKAGLQDQLGIQCNFVDDSTISWNEAYNHGSTSEVMPGKAAFGIYVFAGDGNTIRSNYSHDNNYGIVIYGYDSTDEGYTDGLSALNNQIVRNRVEDNWRGIYVSKNDAAAATTVQYNRITGHTSYGVRKYPSDSGTTLVAEYNWWGSSAGPGSGEANGITERVDADPWSTTLALPVGSAISRIKVGESKTLDVKIWADSLYGLQFIVNYDTAPVDKSAHSWASGPWYADYIVWDGVTDEGAGTVKFAASQQRDLHPNNVTLSGDEVADITFLGVASGTSTIHFTNIKLADKDANEYPATIQDHLIIVEARTGSIIGVVNMQGRANDSGAGVYVVPGGYSAVTIANGSFTVSDVPEGSGYTVLAEMARYLDAEKTGVTVTGGGTTDLGTVTLLGGDVNDDDVIDITDLAAIGGQFGNTVDPATTPADINYDGVVDILDLVLAAGNYSLSSPVPWA; from the coding sequence ATGAAGACGAAGTTGTCCCTGCTGGTTACCCTCGCGCTCTTCGTGTGTATGGTTACCCCTGCCGCTGCCCATCCTGGCACGCTCTACGTGGACGATGATTTCAGCCCCTCGATGCCAGGCTACGGCACGACCTACTTCAGCAACATCCAGGACGCAGTGGACGCTGCCTCGGATGGCGACTCCATCTACGTCTATCCCGGCACCTACACCGAGAACGTCGCCGTGAACAAGCAGGTGTACATCCGTTCCGTAGCAGGAGCAGCGGCGACCACGGTGGACGCAAACGGTGCGGGGAGTGGCTTTCATGTCTCCGCTAACGGGGTGCTGATTGACGGCTTCACCATTGTGAACGCCAAAGCCACAGACCAATACTACTGTGGCGTTTTCGTGGATGGCGTGCGCGGGGTAGAGGTTATGCGCAACACGATTCACGACTGCCAGTATGGCATCTACCTCTCGGAAACGGGCAGCGGCACCACGAACAAGGTCCACGACAACACTGTGTACAGTTGCACCATCCACCGCACGGATCAACTAGATGGCTGCGGGATCATCGCCTGGGGTGATTCGACCGGCAACAGCGACCTGGAAATCACCGACAATGAGGTGTACAACTGTGACCGCCAGGGCATCTTTGTCGGTGGGTGGCCCGAGACGGTGCGCTCCAGCGGCGTCCTCATCACTCGCAACGTCGTCCATGACAACGGCAAGGCGGGCCTGCAAGATCAACTGGGCATCCAGTGCAACTTCGTGGACGACAGCACTATTTCCTGGAACGAGGCGTACAACCACGGCAGTACGTCCGAGGTGATGCCTGGCAAGGCAGCCTTCGGCATCTACGTCTTTGCCGGCGATGGCAACACCATCCGCAGCAACTACAGCCACGACAACAACTACGGCATCGTCATCTACGGCTACGACAGCACGGACGAGGGCTACACGGATGGCCTCAGCGCGCTGAACAATCAGATCGTCCGCAACCGGGTAGAAGACAACTGGCGCGGCATCTATGTATCCAAGAACGATGCTGCGGCGGCCACGACGGTGCAATACAACCGCATCACCGGCCACACCAGTTACGGCGTGCGCAAGTATCCCTCGGACTCCGGGACGACGCTGGTGGCGGAGTACAACTGGTGGGGCTCCTCGGCCGGGCCTGGGTCGGGGGAGGCCAACGGCATCACGGAGCGGGTGGATGCGGACCCTTGGTCCACGACTCTGGCCCTTCCGGTAGGCTCTGCGATTTCGCGGATCAAGGTGGGTGAGAGCAAGACCTTGGATGTCAAGATCTGGGCCGACAGCCTGTATGGTCTGCAGTTTATTGTCAACTATGACACCGCCCCGGTGGACAAATCTGCCCATTCGTGGGCTTCTGGCCCATGGTACGCTGACTACATTGTCTGGGACGGCGTGACCGATGAGGGTGCGGGGACGGTGAAATTCGCCGCCAGCCAGCAGAGAGACCTGCATCCAAACAATGTGACATTGTCTGGCGACGAAGTGGCGGATATCACCTTCCTCGGCGTTGCTTCTGGCACCAGCACCATCCACTTCACGAACATCAAACTGGCGGACAAGGACGCCAACGAGTACCCGGCCACCATTCAGGATCACCTGATCATCGTCGAGGCGCGCACTGGGAGCATCATCGGGGTGGTCAACATGCAGGGCCGGGCCAATGACAGCGGCGCGGGGGTGTACGTGGTCCCTGGCGGCTACAGCGCTGTGACCATCGCCAATGGTTCGTTCACGGTGAGCGACGTGCCGGAGGGGAGCGGTTACACTGTGCTGGCGGAGATGGCCCGCTATCTGGATGCGGAGAAGACGGGGGTGACGGTAACCGGTGGCGGCACCACCGACCTGGGCACGGTGACCCTGCTCGGTGGCGACGTGAACGACGACGACGTGATTGACATCACGGACCTGGCCGCCATCGGTGGGCAGTTTGGCAACACGGTAGACCCGGCGACCACGCCCGCGGACATCAACTACGATGGTGTCGTGGACATCCTGGACCTGGTGCTGGCCGCAGGCAACTACAGCCTGTCCAGCCCGGTGCCCTGGGCGTGA